The Mugil cephalus isolate CIBA_MC_2020 chromosome 8, CIBA_Mcephalus_1.1, whole genome shotgun sequence genome segment agagtcaccaatcacactagcatgtctttggaggttggaggaaaccggagtacccggagaaaacccacgcagacacagggagaatctgggatttcacctggggaccgACTaagctctcagccaattgcaggtgacctgacagagtcagtgtgtaatatgtggccccatgattggctcagcagcaataggggcgtggcctaaagtgtacaggaggcttagattgactgTTGAGACAGGTCCTGTATCACCTGAATGAGTGaaatactgactgaaagataaagtctcctgcctccatttatccctttactgagatatgttggattcacgttaatgtgtatttaaagacatttaaatttgtgggggataactcatctcatctcatcttccatgcCGCTTaacctcactagggtcatgggggttgctggagccaatgcagctgtcatcaggcgagagacggggtacactctggacacGTCGCCAGTCAACCAACAATTTCGACCccacataggtcttcaacaggggacaCGTTGGGGGTCCGCGGATCCagtgttgaagacctatactcTAAATTATCTGTAGGAATACATATAAAATGGcaaaattttgttttgattcaggAAAACCTCCACCTAATGCACCTCAGCCAGCGCCTTTTGTCTCAGATATCTCTCCAAGCAGTAGACAGCAATGGGATCTGTGTCTATGTCAAACTTATTGGCAAAGAGGTGATACTGCTGAAGCAGCCATTGCAGGTCTCCAGCACTGTTCACACATATTGACCTGACATGGTCGCCCTGACATGGTGGGTACACTGCTTCCAGTGAATCCTGTGACCCCTCGTGCCACGGCCACCTCACCAGCCGCGCAATTGAACTCATATCTGTTGTGTCGTATTTAGAGTGGGGCCTCCTTGACCCAGGAACACCAGGCATCCGCTGAATGGTTGCCCAGAGGAACTCATCAGGACTGTAGGTGTCTTTGGCCCATTCGATCAGCGCATGTATCCGTTTGTCTTCCAACACACTCTGAATGTAGCCTTGGTTAGCCACAAAGTAGGCATTTCCTGAGAGAATGGGCAAGTTGAAGGGAGGCggctcctttttctttcctgtacCCTGAGACAGTTGAAAATTAATTATATGATGGTGACGGTAAGAACTCTTTTGAAATGGCAAAGTCACTTAATTAAATTTTGTTATGTAataggttataaaaaaaaaaatgcatatatcAATATCCAAAATATGCACCTGGATTGTCCCGTTAACTATCTGGTGAACTTGTGTTACCCTCCACCTCTTCCCCTCGACCATGGTTTCTGACTCCATACTGTTACCACCTTTCAGGAACCGCAGTATTCTTACAATCTCCAAGTTTGTTTTCAGGGGGAAGTCCTGGCCACAGAGGTTGaggaaatatttccattttgtaCTGCTGTTATAGAGGTCGGCCATGCAGTTAAGGTCAGCCTGGACGCGCGGCCAGGCAGCATAGACCACGCTCACAGGCTCGCTGACCATGAAGACATTTGGAAAACAGGACACAATGGCTGTGATGGCAGAAATGACTGAGGCCTCTGATTTTTTGTCCACATGGACACAATAAATATTTTGGGGAGCATAAATCGCTCGTAGTAGGTGCTCAAAGTTCTGCAcctaaaagcacacacacacaaaaaaagagatttcAATTCTTGCCCTGTATGTTTCATACACTCACTGTTTTTTTATAACTACTAACTACTATGACAGTAGTGTGCCCCTGTGAgtgagttttttgttgttgttgttgttttagacCGTGCATACCTTGTGATGTACAACAATAGAGTAAGCCAGAGGGaagtcctcttcttctttgcttaACGGCGATGTTACGTATTTTCTACTTGACTTGAAGTTCCTGTTTATAAATGCACAATTGTGAACAAACAATTTATGTACATTTAAATTATGGTTTAGAGTTACACATTAACTGAAATCTGTGGGTCTGAGCAACGCACCTGCAGTTTTGGGTGGCATTTATATAATAAGCATCAGGGATCTTAGTGCTCCTGCggaactctttagagatggagAGTAGTTTGGCTTCATCCAGtgcttccctctctcctttcagTATTGCTGGACAGTTGTACGTTTGCTTTACAGCTCTATGTTCATGCCTGAGCGTGTGAGCAGGACTCTGGTCTGTTTTCGGCCGACAGAGTAGCAACAGCATCAACAGGAGTCCCAGTACACAAGTGAGCTTCAATAGCAGCCTCCTTTGTTTCAGTGAACGCATCATTTGAGAGCAGTTCAACTACAAATCAATCTACAATCCTAGCTGAGGATGACTAATCAAGGTTTGCTTTATGAATTTTATAGCTAAAATACAAGCTACGTACTGTTGTTATGTTCTGCTTCACTGTCCTAAGTTTTAAGTGCATGAAGTAATGTTTGACAATGTGTTGAAAAATTCCTCTTATTATGAAGCCAGCCAGATTAGTCCATCCCCTCCTGgaaacaaaataagacaaacaatATGAACACCTCACATTAGTAGCCATAACTCAGGTAAGCATATACCAAAACCTTATGCTTCCATATACAgtagatcagaggtcttcaacgtttttcaggccaagggccccCAGGAGACCCCCTACccattatatgtgttctatattaagctaAATGAccaatgatatatatatatatatatatatatatattattgttatcattttgcattcagtattaagcaattcaaataatacacagcttcaaatattcatttgtttcttttttttaaatgtgtaacagTAAAGTGACTGTAACATCTCctgccttcatttatccctttactaaaatatgttgaatacatgttatgtgtatttaaagaggatattaacaaaaaaaaaaagatttttcaatttttccatGCCACCATTGCTTTCAGATGCTGCCATCAGACAAACGTCACAAGGTTCCACTGGCCTTGTAACCATTTTTAAACAATCTTTCATGCAGTCTGCAATAGCCACcaagaacaaacagaaatagacacatgctgctgttaacagcttcctcctttttgtcaaacactgacttttttttttgtctgttttataatgttgttcttttttatgGCCGGTCAAAGATCTCTTTTGAAAGAATGAATTTCTATCACCCGTACAGATAATAAAGtttagtctaatctaatctcagGTGTGGTAAAGCACACAAAAAATTCAGCTACGAAAATGAATACAAGTTAAAATTGTGCTAAATAACtaaaaagaataacaaaacaGATTGAATATAATTattcaacaaataaatgaagtcactctaaatgtaaatcaaacaacaataacCAACAATAGTCTCAGAAATACAGCTTACAAATGATAAATCTATACAGTACTTGCCAAGTACTTAAGAATTTATGTTTGTCATCCGGTTGATAAGTTATGTGTGTTGGTAAGGTTGTTCAAACTGTGAGATAAATTAAAGGACTTATCTTATTACTTATCTTAACCTAAAATTTTAACTCGCAGTTATTTTTGTGAGATGTGTAATAATGTGTCTCAGAAGGTGgagtttaataaataataataaaaaaagaaaactggggTGGGGGCTACCCTCCATGCATtttaatatacaaatataaagtTGAAATTTCAGTGTCtaattcatttcagttcagttttatttatatagcgtcaataacaatacacattgtctcaagacgctttacaaaaaccaggcTGCAACGTctagagcaagcctgagggcgacagtggcaaggaaaaactctcttttaacaggaagaaaccttaagcagaacccagctcatatcgagggacccatctgccgagtGCAGAAAGTGTTAACAGCTAATATGTaagaagagtaaaaaaaaaaagtctgaaacagGTAGAACTGGACTTGAAGACCATACTCATTAAAGCAGTTTCTTCTATTCTACTTAGATGAGTGGTGACGTGTTTTCAAGAAACACACtatgatctggatgactgagaacgaTCACAGGCATGTAATaagacagtttttattttattgttgaaaataaataagaatgaaTTGAAATAAGAATTGCCATTTTGCTGAAAtaacaagcaaataaaaatgcttcttACCTGAGGTTTTACAGACAGACGATCTGATGCAAGTCTCCTTTCTtagtctctgtctctgtctctgtccctcccaGCTGTCTGATAACTCAGACCTGGTGTTTGCACAATCATCTACTCGCTCACTAACCGTTTCAGGTGCTAATGGGTGTAACTTTTTCAAAGTGAAACATTAATTATGCACCTGTGGAAAATTGCAAAATTGTGTGTAGACATAAGAACTGAACAAATTGCTAATGTTTCAACAAATTCTTTCCATATTCATACAAACTGTTGACATAATCTGCTAAAAAATTGTGCATAACTTGCGTGATAACCCCTACCTTTATACTTGGTGTGTGGCTGCTGTTGTGTCAGGTCAGCAGGtattttgaactttttattattttattattaatattattattgttcaagatccaagatcactttattgatccctgccGGGAAATTGTTTAGTCCAAGTCTCAAGCAAACAGAGAACATAATTGTGACCAGACatagaaaaaatagaataagataaaaataaataatagtgtagtgtaagaatgaggtggtaattacaagaaaatattctgaaaatatacAGACATATACAgacatgatatatatatatatatatatagatagatagatagatagatagatagatagatagatagatagatagatagatattaaaGTGTCTTAGTCCAAATCcaaagtgtttcagtgtttgttaaataaagttgttgttattgttgtcatTATTGTCCAAAAATATTGCTGGATAATAAAAATGAGATTACTacatttgaaattaatttttaattttggtcTGAAAGGTCGGTGGTTTAGTGAACGATTGGCCTCATGCCGCCCTCTTGTGGTTTTCTTTATCAATGGCCGAAATAAGTTACAAACCGGACTGACCATTAAATCGGTGAGTTTTTCATGAATTAAAAACTGCCGAGCTCCCTGATGGGGACAAGATTATGGATTATCacaattgtgatttttttttttttccagagaaacagacaagaaaaaaagacatgttaaaaaggaagaacaactacaactacaatgTATGTTATGTATTATTATGTAGTGTAGTATAATATTCACGTTTTTGTACATGGCATGTGTAGAATATGGCCGACTCTTCGATTTTCAAAgtatcaaaataataataataaaattaaaaaatagcgTCATTCTCTTACATATACATAGAGTCGTGAATGTCTCATTGGTTAACCTGATATTTCTTGCATCACCTGAAGGCAACATGTGATTCCCATTATATTACGTAGTTCGTGACATCAGTCGGAGTGTTACGGACGCAGATGTTTCAGGGTTCAACACACATGTAACATCATTCAGCATCCGgtcttcatttttcatcatcatACTGAAAGTGGACCTGACCGTCGTCATATTGCCGGAGCTGCACACACGGCACCTCCAGATTAAAACGCTCCAGGAACTGTGCGCCTTTAAGGAAGCTAGGTGTAGTTAGCATTGCTAGCATAGCCGGTGAACTTTCACCACCGCCGCTGACTGAGTGGGCGAAGACGCAACTTATCAAATTCGAGTGAGCAAACCGGAGCAGGCAGGTGGACCTAACGTCATAGCCTGGACGAACTTTGAACTCAACAAAGTCGAGATTCGAGCTTTCGGAAGACGACACATTAGCTGTGTGAGCAGTCAGTCCACTTCCTTGTGTCGTTCGAGGTCAATCTGTAGCGTTTGTCTGAAAGACAGCCAGCTGTTACCGGGACACTAGTCATGAAGAGTCTTCCCTACTTCTGCCGCGGAGAGGTCATTCGAGGATTTGGAAGAGGAAGCAAAGAACTCGGTATTCCCACAGGTACGGGTGTCATTAACTTTTCTAAACGTATCAGTAGGTTCCcctataagataagatagtactttattgatccccattggggataTAAACCAGTGTATGTAAATACCAGCAATGCCTGTTATATTAACCCATTAGATTGCATTGTAACATATAAAGATATCCTTTACACGACCTTCGACTTTTCTCAGatgatgttttaaaatatttgattgCACCGTCCATACCAAATGTCCCTTTACCGCCTGGTATTGAACAGCACCGATAACGACACTTTTTTACGCAACGAGCGCTCCGTTTACGGACTGCCGTAAATGGAGTTATTATGTCACCATGGCTGCTTCTAGAACTATGTAGTAACGTCGTATCAAAATTAATGTGAAcgataaaaatatgtatatatcaaAAGTTTACTCTTTGTTTTCTCAATTTATTCTCCTTTTTACACGGTCACTTATCTGTTTATTAATTCTTAGGTGGAACTgtgagactttttaaaaaacagtgcTGTCTTTTCAAAGCTGgcttacttattattttttttaaattattattttattctggcTTTAAAATTGTACTGGGGCATtgtgtgcattaaaaaaaatcacaaaggcACCGTGGAAGGGAACAATTCAAAACCATATGTTTAGTTTTCAAAACACACTTCTTAAAATTATTGCATACCATACTTAGGTGTTAGTGTTGAGCATAAGCACATGCTGAACATGAGTTTATAAAACCTAAAGaacatacaaataaatgtatgttttttgttttttaataataaatggaatCTATGAGCAGTGGAAAGGTGTTTCTAAAGTGATAGTCCTCTAGTTTTATAATGTCTTCCTATTTTGCAAGCCTCTATTTTCTTGGATGGCAacctgtcttttccttttcctgacATTTCCCTCTGATCTGATCTCCAGCCAACTTCCCAGACTCAGTGGTGGACAACCTTCCAGCAGATATCAGCACGGGGATCTACTATGGCTGGGCCTGCGTTGGTAATGGTGATGTGTATAAAATGGTGATGAGCATTGGCTGGAACCCTTACTACAAAAACACCAAGAAATCCATGGTGAGTACAGGATAAGTGGCATTCACTGCTATCTGTGCGGTGTTCAGGTGAACCAACAAGTGGCTACGTTGCAGATCTACTCATAGGGCGGTCTTCAACATTTCAATCTATTGACGGTCACAAGGCCACTTCTCCCTCCACAGCAAATCTGATTTCCATGGCCTGTTGAACAGTAATTGCGCAGCTGACTTCTAACACTGCCGTGGGCCTGTGTGCctcaatgaatgaactgaagtTATTTTTGTACTGTCGCTCTTCAGTCAAAGGGCCAGAAAGATATTGGAACAAATTAAATTGAACAGAGCTGATAATAGTTGTCACTCttgtgataaaagaaaaaaaaaacggcattAATCTAATCAGAAGTGGTAGCAAAAATTCCAAGTGttattgttttcttgttttatttcgaTACATTTTTTGGACCCAATGAAAACTGGTGGGCCTTAGACTGTAGTGAGTCTGGACAGTCCCACAACATATTTGCtgcattaaattatttttgaggTAATGTTTAAGACGCAGTGGCTCTCTTCAACAGTTGGTTAGTTTTTGCTCTTATTCCAAGTGAGACAATATTCCCACTAAGCTGTTTATTTGGCTAATTAAAGTGACTTATGATAGACCACTAATCTTCCCGTTTACCTGCAGCAGGATTTATTTGGTGGTGATTTGCTGGTCTGTGCAAATACAACctccttctttcatttttccGTAGAAAGTACAGTAACTGTATTTGCATAGGTTTTGTACACAGCTACTCAGGACGTTAATGTGCATATAAGTACACGGCACATATAACTCCTTAATTAAACGCATTTTAGATGCAGCAGTGGGCTGAATGCAGCCCATTCTAATGAAGTCTGGTCTGACGAAGCCGTGGATGTTGGCATTTGCTCACGTGatgagtaaatgtaaatgtttttgtggttCTAGGAAACTCATGTGATTCACAAATTCAAAGAGGACTTTTATGGGGAGATTCTCAGCGTCGTCATGGTGGGCTACATCCGTCCAGAGAGAACCTTCGACTCGCTTGGTAGGCCTTCCTCCCACGCAAAAAATTTTGGGCTGCAGTGTCCGTAGCCTGGTCTAAGAGACATGTCATGGGCGAAATGTTTTCGTCGGGTCTCCATATTTTACTTCCCTCTCTACTGCTCACTTCATGTCTGCGCGTCTGCGTCTCTGTCCCAACAGAAGCCCTCATCGCGGCCATCAACAGCGACATCGAGGAGGCC includes the following:
- the LOC125011747 gene encoding beta-1,3-galactosyl-O-glycosyl-glycoprotein beta-1,6-N-acetylglucosaminyltransferase-like, which encodes MMRSLKQRRLLLKLTCVLGLLLMLLLLCRPKTDQSPAHTLRHEHRAVKQTYNCPAILKGEREALDEAKLLSISKEFRRSTKIPDAYYINATQNCRNFKSSRKYVTSPLSKEEEDFPLAYSIVVHHKVQNFEHLLRAIYAPQNIYCVHVDKKSEASVISAITAIVSCFPNVFMVSEPVSVVYAAWPRVQADLNCMADLYNSSTKWKYFLNLCGQDFPLKTNLEIVRILRFLKGGNSMESETMVEGKRWRVTQVHQIVNGTIQGTGKKKEPPPFNLPILSGNAYFVANQGYIQSVLEDKRIHALIEWAKDTYSPDEFLWATIQRMPGVPGSRRPHSKYDTTDMSSIARLVRWPWHEGSQDSLEAVYPPCQGDHVRSICVNSAGDLQWLLQQYHLFANKFDIDTDPIAVYCLERYLRQKALAEVH
- the rfk gene encoding riboflavin kinase; its protein translation is MKSLPYFCRGEVIRGFGRGSKELGIPTANFPDSVVDNLPADISTGIYYGWACVGNGDVYKMVMSIGWNPYYKNTKKSMETHVIHKFKEDFYGEILSVVMVGYIRPERTFDSLEALIAAINSDIEEAKVKLELPEHLKLRGDNFFTSTAGSSSVSPTTASASHTIMNGH